The following coding sequences are from one Methanomassiliicoccales archaeon window:
- a CDS encoding V-type ATP synthase subunit A, whose product MAKVGEIYRVAGPVVTATGISPRMYDVALVGEEKLMGEVIKIYGDKTVIQVYEDTSGLRPGEKVLDTGQPLLAELGPGLLGSVYDGVQRPLPVLMSAMGDFIKRGVTAPGLDRKKRWNFVPVVKKGDEVKPGAIIGSVKEGHMDHKIMVPPDVSGTVEWIKEGQFTVEEPVCSVSGKEVTMMQKWPVRTARPIARKSMPDIPLVTGQRILDTLFPLSKGGTGAIPGGFGTGKTVTQQQLAKWSDADVVVYIGCGERGNEMTEVLVTFPKLEDPKTGKPLMERTVLIANTSNMPVAAREASVYTGMTIAEYYRDMGYDVSLMADSTSRWAEAMREISSRLEEMPGEEGFPAYLAARLSDFYERAGKVETLSGLNGSVTVVGAVSPPGGDLSEPVTQNTLRIVRVFWALDSKLRERRHFPAINWLTSYSLYTSNLDAWFRKNVAEDFPELRAWAMEVLQREAELQEIVQLVGSDALPEEQKLTLEIARMIREIFLQQNAYHPVDTYTPLKRQYVFMKTIKRFSELARRAVESDVPVEAITELPVRIRFTKSKFEPNVDEELEAINKEMESQFEGLGGRA is encoded by the coding sequence ATGGCAAAGGTTGGCGAAATCTACAGGGTGGCCGGGCCGGTCGTTACGGCGACTGGAATTTCACCGAGGATGTATGACGTCGCCCTGGTCGGCGAAGAAAAGTTGATGGGCGAAGTCATCAAAATCTATGGAGACAAGACGGTCATCCAGGTGTATGAGGATACTTCTGGGTTGCGGCCGGGAGAAAAGGTGTTGGACACTGGGCAACCGCTCCTTGCAGAATTAGGTCCAGGGCTTCTAGGTAGCGTGTATGATGGAGTCCAGCGACCTCTGCCGGTTCTCATGAGCGCTATGGGCGACTTCATCAAGCGGGGGGTCACAGCGCCAGGACTAGATAGGAAGAAGCGGTGGAATTTTGTGCCTGTTGTGAAGAAAGGTGACGAGGTCAAACCAGGCGCTATTATTGGCAGTGTCAAGGAAGGCCATATGGATCACAAGATCATGGTTCCTCCAGATGTTTCTGGTACAGTTGAATGGATTAAAGAGGGTCAGTTCACTGTCGAGGAGCCAGTATGTTCCGTTTCGGGAAAAGAAGTGACGATGATGCAGAAATGGCCTGTGAGGACAGCGAGGCCGATCGCTCGTAAATCGATGCCCGATATTCCACTTGTAACTGGACAGAGGATTCTGGATACACTCTTCCCCCTCTCAAAAGGCGGTACTGGTGCAATCCCCGGTGGTTTTGGCACGGGTAAGACAGTGACGCAGCAGCAGCTTGCAAAGTGGAGCGACGCGGATGTTGTCGTGTACATAGGTTGCGGTGAGAGAGGCAACGAGATGACCGAAGTTCTCGTAACATTCCCGAAGCTGGAAGACCCCAAAACAGGAAAACCACTGATGGAGAGGACCGTCCTCATCGCCAATACATCGAACATGCCGGTTGCTGCCAGAGAAGCATCAGTCTATACAGGCATGACGATTGCTGAGTACTACCGTGATATGGGATACGATGTCTCTTTGATGGCAGATTCAACGTCGAGATGGGCAGAGGCGATGAGAGAGATTTCATCAAGACTCGAGGAGATGCCTGGTGAGGAGGGATTCCCAGCGTATCTCGCAGCACGTCTCTCCGACTTTTACGAGAGGGCTGGCAAAGTGGAGACCTTATCTGGTTTGAATGGATCGGTTACTGTTGTCGGTGCTGTCTCTCCGCCTGGCGGAGACCTTAGTGAACCTGTAACGCAAAACACACTCAGAATCGTTAGAGTCTTTTGGGCGCTCGATTCGAAGCTCAGGGAACGAAGACACTTCCCTGCTATAAACTGGCTGACCTCGTATTCATTATACACTTCGAACCTGGATGCATGGTTCCGGAAGAATGTTGCCGAGGACTTCCCCGAGCTCAGAGCCTGGGCTATGGAAGTCCTTCAGAGGGAGGCTGAACTGCAGGAGATCGTCCAGCTCGTTGGTTCTGATGCGTTGCCTGAAGAACAGAAATTAACCCTGGAAATCGCAAGAATGATCAGGGAGATTTTCCTCCAGCAGAACGCGTATCACCCCGTCGATACCTACACGCCTCTCAAAAGGCAGTACGTTTTCATGAAGACGATCAAGCGCTTCAGCGAGCTTGCTAGACGGGCGGTAGAATCCGACGTACCAGTTGAGGCAATCACGGAACTACCTGTCAGAATTAGATTCACAAAATCGAAGTTCGAGCCGAACGTCGATGAAGAGCTCGAGGCGATCAACAAGGAAATGGAATCTCAATTTGAAGGTCTTGGGGGGAGGGCATGA